One genomic region from Haloterrigena gelatinilytica encodes:
- a CDS encoding UvrD-helicase domain-containing protein produces MATTETKVTRLFGGPGSGKTTALLDHVEEILEEEGVTFRDILVVSYTRAAAQEVRERLAERLGESPRALQGNVCTMHAKAYELLDLSRSDVIGESDKEEFCEEYGIEYEDEYSGAGRRTARSTTIGNKVIATSQWLQRTRRDVTDWYDVPFQWNDEEVRLPPEIDPNAQEGNKYTPTWPSDDDRIDVPEAIRAWRSYKGEEGKIGFADMLERVAQRSLLPNVDFLVIDEFQDITTLQYDVYEEWKPHMRQVLIAGDDDQVVYSWQGADPALLLDEQVDEDVILPNSYRLPSNVLNAVNKEIRHIETRQDKDLKPRKEGGAVEARANASMLDVVRNVRRTLDQTDGTVMILFRARYQMFQFIDEFITEGVPFTSLTDQRMWTDRLTQYVRAVEAIDEGRDVTGLQARRLADMLQESAFGTNERDDLFDTIDDRQEEAGIDDLAELMIPADVVADHVPFMPGPASAADMVRKVTNFQKKSVRSYFAIGEYLGMETDRVRVGTIHSAKGREADHVIVGTDLTEKVVEQMVATVDDPEDVPGCEEFTKNTSPVPVLTDNERRVFYVGMSRARERLVLLENLVDGAPTLPIDVLLNNRLTDMPLEDLIEQAQQPQDAESDDNEVEAEAP; encoded by the coding sequence ATGGCTACCACGGAGACGAAGGTGACCCGGTTGTTCGGTGGTCCGGGCAGCGGGAAGACTACTGCCCTGCTCGACCACGTCGAAGAGATCCTCGAGGAGGAGGGTGTAACCTTCCGGGATATCCTCGTCGTCTCGTACACGCGAGCGGCAGCACAGGAGGTTCGCGAGCGGCTGGCCGAGCGACTCGGCGAGAGTCCCCGCGCACTGCAGGGCAACGTCTGTACGATGCACGCGAAGGCCTACGAGCTGCTGGACCTCTCCCGAAGCGACGTCATCGGCGAGTCCGACAAGGAGGAGTTCTGCGAGGAGTACGGCATCGAGTACGAGGACGAGTACTCGGGCGCCGGTCGCCGAACCGCCCGATCGACGACGATCGGGAACAAGGTCATCGCGACCAGCCAGTGGCTCCAGCGGACCCGCCGGGACGTCACCGACTGGTACGACGTCCCCTTCCAGTGGAACGACGAAGAAGTGCGACTGCCGCCCGAAATCGACCCGAACGCCCAGGAGGGCAACAAGTACACCCCGACCTGGCCCAGCGACGACGATCGAATCGACGTTCCCGAGGCGATCCGCGCCTGGCGCTCCTACAAGGGCGAGGAGGGCAAGATCGGCTTCGCGGACATGCTCGAGCGGGTCGCACAGCGCTCCCTGCTGCCGAACGTCGACTTCCTGGTGATCGACGAGTTCCAGGACATCACCACGCTGCAGTACGACGTCTACGAGGAGTGGAAACCCCACATGCGGCAGGTGCTGATCGCCGGCGACGACGACCAGGTCGTCTACTCCTGGCAGGGCGCCGACCCCGCGCTCTTGCTCGACGAGCAGGTCGACGAGGACGTCATTCTCCCTAACTCCTACCGACTCCCCTCGAACGTCCTCAACGCGGTCAACAAGGAGATCCGTCACATCGAGACCCGACAGGACAAGGACCTCAAGCCCCGCAAGGAGGGCGGCGCCGTCGAGGCGCGAGCGAACGCGTCGATGCTCGACGTCGTCCGGAACGTCCGGCGGACGCTCGATCAGACCGACGGCACCGTCATGATCCTGTTCCGGGCGCGCTACCAGATGTTCCAGTTCATCGACGAGTTCATCACCGAGGGCGTGCCGTTCACGTCGCTGACCGACCAGCGGATGTGGACCGACCGGCTCACCCAGTACGTCCGCGCCGTCGAAGCCATCGACGAAGGCAGGGACGTCACCGGTCTGCAGGCTCGGCGGCTCGCCGACATGCTCCAGGAGTCGGCGTTCGGGACCAACGAGCGCGACGACCTCTTCGACACCATCGACGACCGCCAGGAGGAGGCCGGCATCGACGACTTAGCGGAGCTCATGATCCCCGCCGACGTCGTCGCGGACCACGTGCCGTTCATGCCCGGCCCCGCGTCGGCGGCTGACATGGTCCGGAAGGTGACTAACTTCCAGAAGAAGAGCGTCCGCTCGTACTTCGCGATCGGCGAGTACCTCGGGATGGAGACCGACCGCGTCCGCGTCGGCACCATCCACTCCGCGAAGGGTCGCGAGGCCGACCACGTCATCGTCGGCACCGACCTCACCGAGAAGGTCGTCGAGCAGATGGTCGCGACCGTCGACGACCCCGAGGACGTCCCCGGCTGCGAGGAGTTCACCAAGAACACGTCGCCGGTCCCCGTCCTGACCGACAACGAACGCCGCGTCTTCTACGTCGGCATGTCCCGGGCCCGGGAACGGCTCGTCCTCCTCGAGAACTTAGTCGACGGCGCGCCGACGCTGCCGATCGACGTCCTGCTCAACAACCGGCTGACCGATATGCCCCTCGAGGACCTGATCGAGCAGGCCCAGCAGCCCCAGGACGCCGAGTCCGACGACAACGAGGTCGAAGCCGAAGCGCCGTGA
- a CDS encoding M24 family metallopeptidase, with product MTDADSTANDAVDTAAPVDSVAERLESRLADALERRDAVAFVHVGFPRDPGLRYCQVALEELEKIEDQPPAERNQLLSAVAFEGDAREWHAATAADASTHPARALASQLADRVTGGTVLTPARLPHDAALYLEEAGFEPASTDVLERARAAKTPAERERIAAAQTAAGAGIRRGAALLADATIEDGHLVADGDAVTPSRLRTAIDEGVVAAGAFPASNTVVNPDPGHAPSSRDATVAAGGADAADEPLRPAEPIVLETAPRGPGGYHGGLVRTLVVDGDGGRERRAHVGATQSFRSAAAMLTADAESVTAVEADLEAEVRAFGFEDPDAVATRVGGIGLEPRERPLAGGDEIEPGSVVRLESAVRVEGDQWLRIADLLAKGDPGERATYLTAPSRSLEPRALLEE from the coding sequence GTGACCGACGCCGACTCGACCGCGAACGACGCGGTCGACACTGCCGCACCCGTCGACAGCGTCGCCGAACGCCTCGAGTCGCGTCTCGCCGACGCCCTCGAGCGCCGCGACGCCGTCGCGTTCGTTCACGTCGGGTTTCCGCGCGATCCGGGGCTCCGGTACTGTCAGGTGGCGCTCGAGGAGCTCGAAAAAATCGAAGACCAGCCGCCGGCTGAGCGGAATCAACTGCTCTCGGCCGTCGCGTTCGAGGGTGACGCCCGCGAGTGGCACGCGGCCACGGCCGCCGACGCGTCGACCCATCCCGCTCGAGCGCTCGCCTCGCAACTGGCCGATCGCGTCACTGGCGGGACGGTTCTGACGCCGGCGCGGCTCCCCCACGACGCCGCGCTCTACCTCGAGGAAGCCGGCTTCGAACCGGCCTCGACGGACGTCCTCGAACGCGCTCGCGCGGCGAAGACGCCGGCCGAACGCGAGCGGATCGCCGCCGCCCAGACCGCCGCGGGCGCCGGCATCCGTCGAGGGGCCGCACTGCTCGCGGACGCGACGATCGAGGACGGCCACCTCGTGGCCGACGGCGACGCCGTGACTCCGTCCCGGCTCCGGACGGCGATCGACGAGGGCGTCGTGGCAGCGGGTGCGTTTCCCGCGAGCAACACCGTCGTCAATCCCGATCCCGGGCACGCGCCCTCGAGTCGCGACGCGACCGTCGCCGCTGGCGGCGCCGACGCGGCCGACGAACCGCTCCGCCCCGCCGAGCCGATCGTCCTCGAGACGGCGCCCCGCGGTCCGGGCGGCTATCACGGGGGGCTCGTCCGCACGCTCGTCGTCGACGGCGACGGCGGTCGGGAGCGGCGGGCCCACGTCGGCGCGACCCAGTCGTTTCGCTCCGCGGCGGCGATGCTGACCGCCGACGCCGAATCGGTCACCGCCGTCGAGGCCGATCTCGAGGCCGAGGTCCGCGCGTTCGGCTTCGAGGACCCAGACGCCGTCGCGACGCGGGTCGGCGGCATCGGGCTCGAGCCTCGCGAGCGACCGCTCGCGGGCGGGGACGAGATCGAGCCCGGGAGCGTCGTGCGACTCGAGTCGGCGGTGCGGGTCGAGGGGGACCAATGGCTGCGGATCGCCGACCTCCTCGCGAAAGGCGACCCCGGGGAGCGAGCGACCTATCTGACGGCGCCATCCCGCTCGCTCGAGCCGCGGGCGTTGCTCGAGGAGTAG
- a CDS encoding DUF7533 family protein, whose amino-acid sequence MAGIIDTIKLAGTLVFALPAAMAGIQFLIDGNTLVGAILVTLAVLLVVIQHHMTTPSDLPELAAKRVVGSVVSEPESEDEDRDIVDVTPEDERK is encoded by the coding sequence ATGGCCGGTATCATCGACACGATCAAACTCGCGGGGACGCTCGTCTTCGCGCTTCCCGCCGCCATGGCCGGAATCCAGTTCCTGATCGACGGGAACACGCTCGTCGGCGCGATCCTGGTCACCCTCGCGGTGTTGCTCGTCGTCATCCAGCATCACATGACGACGCCGTCGGACCTCCCCGAACTGGCCGCCAAACGAGTCGTCGGATCGGTCGTCAGCGAACCGGAATCCGAGGACGAGGACCGCGATATCGTGGACGTGACTCCCGAGGACGAACGGAAGTAG
- a CDS encoding riboflavin synthase, translating into MFTGIVEETGEIVARERTDDGLRLRIGADAVATGLEHGQSISVSGVCLTVERFETGAWFEVFLATETVERTYLGTLEEGDIVNLERAMPADGRFDGHVVQGHVDAVATVTEIESVEEDWFFEFELPEGYAKYVVEKGSITLDGISLTVADLDEGVASSTQRDRGGETAEAAGRVTVAIIPTTYDLTTLSEKSVGDRVHLEVDVLAKYVERLLEARFE; encoded by the coding sequence ATGTTCACGGGAATCGTCGAGGAGACCGGCGAGATCGTCGCCCGCGAGCGGACCGACGACGGCCTCCGGCTCCGCATCGGCGCCGACGCGGTCGCGACGGGCCTCGAGCACGGCCAGAGCATCAGCGTCAGCGGCGTCTGCCTGACGGTCGAACGCTTCGAGACGGGCGCGTGGTTCGAGGTCTTCCTTGCGACCGAGACGGTCGAGCGGACCTATCTGGGGACTCTCGAGGAGGGAGATATCGTCAACCTCGAGCGAGCGATGCCGGCCGACGGCCGGTTCGACGGCCACGTCGTCCAGGGCCACGTCGACGCGGTCGCGACGGTGACGGAAATCGAGTCCGTGGAAGAGGACTGGTTCTTCGAGTTCGAACTGCCCGAGGGGTACGCGAAGTACGTCGTCGAGAAGGGATCGATCACGCTCGACGGGATCAGTCTCACCGTCGCCGATCTAGACGAAGGCGTTGCGTCTTCGACGCAACGAGACCGAGGCGGTGAAACCGCCGAGGCCGCGGGACGGGTGACCGTCGCCATCATCCCGACGACCTACGACCTCACGACGCTCTCCGAGAAGTCGGTCGGCGATCGGGTCCACCTCGAGGTCGACGTCCTCGCGAAGTACGTCGAACGGCTGCTCGAGGCCCGGTTCGAGTAA